In one window of Nocardia brasiliensis DNA:
- a CDS encoding ABC transporter substrate-binding protein, which yields MRRIQLFTAAAAALVLAAGCSSGDSAKDANSGGDTPTIALLLPESKTTRYEAFDRPLFEAKVGQLCGNCKVLYFNADQDAAKQQGQFESALTQGADVIVFDAVNADAVAPQVNKAQQKKIPVIAYDRLISGIAYDYYVSFDNVKVGKVQGDALLAELNKRGTTDKGQVVVINGSPTDPSAGDYKKGAHAALDGKVKVGREFDTPDWSPDKAQQQMEQAITALGKDAIIGVYSANDGMAGGAIAALKRAGYATLPPLTGQDAELAGVQRILTGEQTMTIYLDYRAQAEQAAELAVALTKGEKPAAPAKTNNGATDIPSFLLDAIAVGKDNIKDTIVKDGLYSVADICTPDVAAACEAAGIK from the coding sequence ATGCGTCGAATTCAGCTCTTCACCGCGGCGGCGGCCGCACTCGTCCTGGCGGCAGGCTGTAGCTCCGGCGACAGCGCCAAAGACGCGAACTCGGGTGGTGACACCCCGACGATCGCACTGCTGCTGCCCGAATCCAAGACCACCCGCTACGAGGCCTTCGATCGCCCCCTGTTCGAGGCGAAGGTCGGCCAGCTCTGCGGCAACTGCAAGGTGCTCTACTTCAATGCCGATCAGGACGCGGCAAAGCAGCAGGGCCAGTTCGAATCCGCGCTCACCCAGGGCGCCGACGTCATCGTGTTCGACGCGGTGAACGCCGATGCCGTTGCGCCACAGGTGAACAAGGCGCAGCAGAAGAAGATCCCGGTGATCGCCTACGACCGGCTGATCTCCGGCATCGCCTACGACTACTACGTGTCCTTCGACAACGTGAAGGTCGGCAAGGTCCAGGGCGACGCGTTGCTCGCCGAATTGAACAAGCGCGGCACCACCGACAAGGGGCAGGTCGTGGTGATCAACGGTTCGCCGACCGACCCCAGTGCGGGCGACTACAAGAAGGGCGCGCACGCGGCACTGGACGGAAAGGTGAAGGTGGGGCGCGAGTTCGACACCCCCGACTGGTCGCCGGACAAAGCGCAGCAGCAGATGGAACAGGCCATCACCGCCCTCGGCAAGGACGCGATCATCGGCGTCTATTCGGCCAACGACGGCATGGCGGGCGGTGCGATCGCGGCGTTGAAGCGTGCCGGATACGCCACCTTGCCGCCGCTGACCGGGCAGGACGCGGAACTGGCAGGCGTGCAACGCATCCTGACCGGTGAGCAGACGATGACCATCTACCTGGACTACCGGGCGCAGGCCGAGCAGGCCGCCGAGTTGGCCGTCGCCTTGACCAAGGGGGAAAAGCCGGCGGCCCCGGCGAAAACGAACAACGGCGCGACCGACATCCCGTCGTTCCTGCTCGACGCGATCGCGGTGGGCAAGGACAACATCAAGGACACCATCGTCAAGGACGGGCTGTACTCCGTCGCCGATATCTGCACGCCCGACGTGGCGGCGGCATGCGAGGCCGCGGGTATCAAATGA
- a CDS encoding cation diffusion facilitator family transporter, which translates to MGHEHEHGHSHGSGHAHSHGVSGDADRRWLTVALALIGGFMIIEVVIGLLANSLALLSDAAHMLTDAASIVLALTAIRLAARPARGKYTYGFKRAEILSAQANGITLLVLAGWLTYEAIRRLLEPPEVTGGLVVITALFGIAVNVAATWAISKANRSSLNVEGAFQHVLNDLYGFIATAVAGLVVLLTGFARADAIATLVVVALMVKAGLSLVRESGRIFLEAAPAGLDPDALGRRLVEMPGIDEVHDLHVWQITSGNVALSAHVLVQAGADCHGLRQQIERLLDQDYDITHTTLQVDHSQMVSAATTSDADRLLPVLAEHCDDAHGPVHRETHTHH; encoded by the coding sequence ATGGGACACGAACACGAGCACGGGCACAGCCACGGGAGTGGCCACGCGCATTCGCACGGGGTGTCCGGTGATGCCGATCGTCGCTGGCTGACGGTCGCGCTGGCGCTGATCGGCGGCTTCATGATCATCGAGGTCGTCATCGGCTTGCTGGCGAACTCGCTGGCCCTGCTCTCCGACGCGGCGCACATGCTGACCGACGCGGCCTCGATCGTACTGGCGCTGACCGCGATTCGGCTGGCCGCCAGGCCGGCCCGCGGCAAATACACCTACGGCTTCAAACGGGCGGAGATCCTGTCCGCGCAGGCCAACGGCATCACGCTGCTCGTGCTGGCGGGCTGGCTGACCTACGAGGCGATCCGGCGCCTGCTCGAACCGCCGGAGGTGACCGGCGGCCTGGTCGTGATCACCGCGCTGTTCGGCATCGCGGTCAATGTCGCCGCCACCTGGGCGATCAGCAAGGCCAACCGCTCCAGCCTCAACGTGGAGGGCGCGTTCCAGCACGTGCTCAACGACCTGTACGGCTTCATCGCCACCGCGGTGGCCGGGCTGGTCGTGCTGCTCACCGGCTTCGCCCGCGCCGACGCGATCGCCACCCTGGTCGTGGTCGCCCTCATGGTGAAGGCGGGGCTGAGCCTCGTCCGCGAATCCGGGCGCATCTTCCTGGAGGCCGCCCCCGCCGGGCTCGACCCCGACGCACTCGGGCGCAGGCTGGTCGAGATGCCCGGTATCGACGAGGTGCACGATCTGCACGTCTGGCAGATCACCTCGGGCAATGTGGCGCTGTCCGCGCACGTGCTGGTGCAGGCCGGTGCGGACTGCCACGGCCTGCGCCAGCAGATCGAGCGGCTACTCGACCAGGACTACGACATCACCCACACCACCCTGCAGGTCGATCACTCCCAGATGGTTTCCGCCGCAACGACATCCGATGCCGACCGGCTGCTCCCGGTGCTGGCCGAACACTGCGACGACGCGCATGGTCCGGTGCACCGCGAGACGCATACCCACCACTGA
- a CDS encoding ATP-binding cassette domain-containing protein, whose amino-acid sequence MTAPATVLSARGLTKRYGAVQALAGADLEVRAGEVVALVGDNGAGKSTLVKAISGVTVADEGEIVFAGAPVRIARPQDAQALGITTVFQDLALCDNLDVVANLHLGAEARICTVLDEIEMERTARDLLASLDVRIKDVRAPVSALSGGQRQSVAIARALLGRPRMVILDEPTAALGVEQTAQVLALIGRLRERGLAVLLISHNLVDVRSVSDRVVVLRLGRNAGEFETAKATQEDIVAAITGAAA is encoded by the coding sequence ATGACAGCTCCCGCAACGGTTCTCTCGGCCCGCGGCCTGACCAAACGCTACGGCGCGGTGCAGGCGCTGGCAGGCGCGGATCTCGAGGTGCGCGCCGGTGAGGTGGTCGCCCTGGTCGGTGACAACGGCGCAGGCAAATCGACGCTGGTGAAAGCGATTTCGGGAGTGACGGTCGCCGACGAGGGCGAAATCGTCTTCGCCGGTGCGCCGGTGCGGATCGCGCGCCCGCAGGACGCGCAGGCGCTGGGCATCACGACGGTGTTCCAGGATCTCGCGCTGTGCGACAACCTCGATGTCGTCGCCAACCTGCATCTCGGCGCGGAGGCACGGATCTGCACGGTGCTCGACGAGATCGAAATGGAGCGCACCGCACGCGATCTGCTCGCGTCGCTGGACGTCCGGATCAAGGACGTGCGCGCGCCGGTCTCCGCGTTGTCCGGCGGCCAGCGCCAATCGGTCGCCATCGCACGGGCACTGCTCGGGCGCCCGCGCATGGTGATTCTCGACGAGCCGACCGCGGCGCTCGGCGTCGAGCAGACCGCGCAGGTGCTCGCGCTGATCGGCAGGCTGCGTGAGCGCGGGCTCGCGGTGCTGTTGATCTCTCACAATCTGGTGGACGTGCGGTCGGTCAGCGACCGCGTGGTGGTGCTCCGGCTGGGCCGCAATGCTGGTGAGTTCGAGACCGCGAAAGCGACTCAAGAAGATATCGTGGCAGCGATTACGGGAGCGGCCGCATGA
- a CDS encoding FUSC family protein translates to MVLPVSDPLPPQVRIGSLLFAVPPAGRRWSPALRSALAFLLPAAVVVALGYPSYALFVLFGALAVMYGERRAYRLRAGVVLTAGLALLASCAVGALLGEVLSGALVAALLTVALLTAVATVAVYVIDALRLGPPGALLFVIVCGGSMMATEAGISPAALLACTAFGVVVSVLVSMAGVLRDLRKPERVAVEAADQAVDAYLAARATGRPAIDLRHQAGGAIAEAWAAVYDARLPTRMPDSALLATLVAARNRLAGPAYDDTDDVVVDPLISFVRPGVGFRLRRSLSFDSHAMISAYRVGLACLVAGGLSALLGQDRPHWAVFTAVMVLQIGPDRVRGKVRGIHRFAGTVVGLVFFAGIHQLAPTGYALAALVAVLIFAMELYVPRNYAIAAVFITPIALLAVGASPDAAVGPLIRDRFVETVLGVAVAMLAPHVVTPRAHRRTFWWIETRVRAAAHALVELLRTEPAGADAVVLVQQLQFELVGVARTGLDSVTEEPEWTAAHWPVHAAIAHLGYDLLAACWALPPGALLDEPDSWDAAFDAVLPHAST, encoded by the coding sequence ATGGTCTTACCGGTCTCCGACCCGTTGCCGCCGCAGGTCCGCATCGGCTCACTGCTGTTCGCGGTGCCACCGGCGGGACGGCGCTGGAGCCCGGCGTTGCGCTCGGCGCTGGCGTTCCTGCTCCCCGCCGCGGTCGTGGTCGCGCTGGGGTACCCGAGTTACGCGCTGTTCGTATTGTTCGGCGCGCTGGCCGTCATGTACGGGGAGCGCAGGGCCTACCGCCTGCGCGCCGGCGTGGTGCTCACCGCCGGGCTCGCGCTGCTGGCGTCGTGCGCCGTCGGTGCGCTGCTCGGGGAGGTGCTCTCCGGTGCGCTGGTGGCCGCGCTGCTCACGGTCGCGCTGCTGACGGCGGTCGCGACGGTCGCGGTCTACGTGATCGACGCGCTGCGGCTCGGCCCGCCCGGAGCGCTGCTGTTCGTGATCGTGTGCGGCGGCTCGATGATGGCCACGGAGGCGGGGATTTCGCCCGCGGCGTTGCTGGCTTGCACGGCGTTCGGCGTGGTGGTGTCGGTCCTGGTCTCGATGGCCGGGGTGCTGCGCGATCTGCGCAAGCCCGAGCGGGTCGCGGTCGAGGCCGCCGATCAGGCCGTCGACGCCTACTTGGCGGCGCGCGCCACCGGCCGACCGGCCATCGACCTGCGCCATCAAGCGGGCGGCGCGATCGCGGAGGCTTGGGCCGCGGTCTACGACGCGCGGCTGCCGACCAGAATGCCGGACTCGGCACTGCTGGCCACCTTGGTCGCGGCCCGCAATCGCCTGGCCGGACCGGCCTACGACGACACCGACGACGTGGTCGTCGATCCGCTCATCTCGTTCGTCCGGCCCGGCGTCGGATTCCGGCTGCGGCGCTCGCTGTCGTTCGACTCGCACGCGATGATCAGCGCCTACCGGGTCGGGCTCGCCTGCCTGGTCGCCGGTGGGCTCAGCGCGTTGCTCGGCCAGGATCGCCCGCACTGGGCGGTGTTCACGGCCGTGATGGTGTTGCAGATCGGCCCCGACCGCGTCCGAGGCAAGGTGCGTGGCATCCACCGGTTCGCGGGCACGGTCGTCGGGCTGGTGTTCTTCGCAGGCATCCACCAACTCGCACCGACCGGCTATGCCCTGGCCGCGCTGGTAGCTGTGCTGATCTTCGCGATGGAGTTGTACGTCCCGCGCAACTACGCGATCGCGGCGGTGTTCATCACCCCGATCGCGTTGCTCGCCGTCGGTGCGTCGCCGGACGCGGCGGTCGGGCCGCTGATCCGGGATCGGTTCGTGGAGACCGTGCTCGGCGTGGCGGTCGCGATGCTCGCACCGCACGTCGTCACGCCGCGCGCGCACCGGCGCACCTTCTGGTGGATCGAGACGCGGGTCCGTGCCGCCGCCCATGCCCTGGTCGAGTTGCTGCGCACCGAACCGGCCGGTGCCGACGCGGTGGTTCTGGTCCAGCAGTTGCAGTTCGAGCTGGTCGGCGTGGCACGGACCGGGCTGGACTCGGTCACCGAGGAACCGGAATGGACCGCCGCGCACTGGCCGGTGCACGCCGCCATCGCCCATCTCGGCTATGACCTGCTCGCGGCCTGCTGGGCGCTGCCGCCCGGCGCGCTGCTGGACGAGCCCGACTCCTGGGACGCGGCCTTCGACGCGGTGCTGCCGCACGCGAGCACGTAG
- a CDS encoding SRPBCC family protein, translating to MQDSVTVRMAAPAEAIWELVSDITNTGRFSPETFAAEWLGGATGPAVGVKFRGHVNRNGWGLKYWTVCRIIASEPGREFAFTVLGPGGIEINTWTYRFEPVEGGTDVTESFQLHPSPPVRLYWLLAGRARRKTNIEGMRQTLERIKAVVE from the coding sequence ATGCAGGACAGTGTGACGGTGCGGATGGCCGCGCCCGCCGAAGCCATCTGGGAACTGGTCAGCGATATCACCAACACCGGACGGTTCAGTCCGGAGACCTTCGCCGCCGAGTGGCTCGGCGGCGCCACCGGCCCCGCGGTCGGGGTGAAATTCCGCGGCCACGTCAACCGCAACGGCTGGGGTTTGAAGTACTGGACCGTGTGCCGGATCATCGCCAGCGAGCCGGGTCGCGAGTTCGCGTTCACCGTGCTCGGGCCCGGCGGTATCGAGATCAACACCTGGACCTACCGCTTCGAACCGGTCGAGGGCGGAACCGACGTCACCGAGTCGTTCCAGTTGCACCCCAGCCCGCCGGTCCGGCTGTACTGGCTGCTGGCCGGGCGGGCCAGGCGCAAGACGAACATCGAGGGGATGCGGCAGACCCTGGAACGGATCAAGGCCGTCGTCGAGTAG
- a CDS encoding amidase — MTADAPPIRLHAFTDDALGTHDAVALAELIRHGDRSPDELAAAAVRRARRVEELAAVAVETYAQPLAPPEPRGRLHGVPTFIKDNIDIAGLPTNHGSAAFRARTARKDGGYTSQFRSTGMTVLGKSTLPEFGFNATTEPPFAPPTRNPWHTGHSVGGSSGGTAALVAAGVVPIAHGNDGGGSIRIPAACAGLVGLKPSRGRHIDAPMSRMLPIRIVSEGVLTRTVRDTAAYTAAAEEYWRNPALPPVGLVEGPGTKPLRVALILDGIGGPVPAGPIRDAVEKVAATLESHGHRVEPVALPFDAALENAFVHYWGMLAAAIASTGKLADRRFDTGKLDDLTIGLRRLYFRDAWRTPATLYRLRAAAATYRRAFDSYDAALLPTLGHEPPELGFLSPTVPFDLLIERLRRYVAFTPINNITGTPAITVPGGYTAAGLPVGVQFAGTMGTERTLLELAYLVEAEQPFRRLGT; from the coding sequence GTGACCGCTGACGCTCCGCCCATCCGCCTGCATGCCTTCACCGACGACGCGCTCGGTACCCACGACGCGGTCGCCCTGGCCGAACTGATCCGCCACGGTGACCGGAGCCCGGACGAGTTGGCCGCGGCCGCGGTGCGACGCGCGCGACGAGTCGAGGAACTCGCGGCCGTCGCGGTCGAGACCTACGCGCAGCCGCTGGCACCGCCCGAACCGCGCGGCCGCCTGCACGGCGTCCCCACGTTCATCAAGGACAACATCGATATCGCGGGCCTGCCGACCAACCACGGCAGCGCGGCATTTCGCGCCAGAACCGCCCGCAAGGATGGCGGCTACACCAGCCAATTCCGCAGCACCGGAATGACGGTGCTCGGCAAGAGCACACTGCCGGAGTTCGGCTTCAACGCGACCACCGAGCCGCCGTTCGCGCCGCCGACCCGAAACCCTTGGCACACCGGCCATTCGGTGGGCGGATCGTCCGGCGGCACGGCCGCGCTGGTCGCCGCTGGGGTCGTGCCGATCGCGCACGGCAACGACGGCGGCGGATCTATTCGTATCCCGGCGGCGTGCGCCGGGCTGGTCGGGCTGAAGCCGAGCCGGGGCCGCCACATCGATGCGCCGATGTCACGCATGCTGCCGATCCGGATCGTCAGCGAGGGGGTGCTGACCAGGACGGTGCGCGACACCGCGGCGTATACCGCTGCGGCGGAAGAATATTGGCGAAATCCGGCGCTGCCGCCGGTGGGCCTGGTCGAGGGGCCCGGGACGAAACCGCTGCGCGTCGCGCTCATCCTCGACGGCATCGGCGGACCCGTGCCTGCCGGCCCGATCCGCGACGCCGTCGAAAAGGTCGCCGCCACCTTGGAATCGCACGGGCACCGGGTCGAGCCGGTCGCGCTGCCGTTCGATGCCGCGCTGGAGAACGCGTTCGTGCACTACTGGGGCATGCTCGCCGCGGCGATCGCCTCGACGGGCAAGCTCGCCGACCGACGCTTCGACACCGGGAAACTCGACGATCTGACCATCGGCCTGCGCCGCCTGTACTTCCGGGACGCGTGGCGCACGCCCGCGACGTTGTATCGGCTACGCGCGGCCGCCGCCACCTATCGACGCGCCTTCGACTCCTACGACGCGGCGCTGCTGCCCACCCTCGGACACGAGCCACCCGAGCTCGGGTTCCTCAGTCCGACAGTGCCTTTCGACCTTTTGATCGAGCGGCTGCGCAGGTATGTCGCCTTCACCCCGATCAACAACATCACCGGCACGCCCGCGATCACCGTCCCCGGCGGCTACACCGCCGCCGGGCTCCCCGTCGGGGTGCAATTCGCGGGCACCATGGGCACCGAACGCACCCTGCTCGAACTCGCCTACCTCGTCGAGGCCGAGCAGCCGTTTCGGCGCCTGGGCACCTGA
- a CDS encoding ROK family transcriptional regulator: MSKVGNPQLLRTMNERLLLDYLRVNGPASRGELAKASGLSKPTVSAALSGLEQSGLVQSAGSLSGRPGPATALYDVNVRAGVVAGVDIGRNWLRLAIADLRGDFIARRDVRNSARSAADLVRRVRALADEVAAEAGIDWAAVHYAVIGSPGVLNPSTGRLDYAQNLPGWGRAGLVGQLRAALEVEASIENDINLAAVGELTLGAGAGVRNFVLISIGTGVGMGIVINGELYVGNTGAAGEVSFLPATEVDAPPLDARERGMTETVAAAGAVARAAEQAGLPGTSAKEIFAAAAGGDARAIAVVESEGRRIGALITAVAAILDPELVVLSGGIGNNLALLGDAMTRRMAELGPLRPRIVASTLGDDGVLTGAVSRALAVARDRLFERRSAGA; this comes from the coding sequence ATGAGTAAGGTCGGCAATCCCCAGCTGCTCCGGACGATGAACGAGCGACTGCTGCTCGACTACCTGCGGGTCAATGGGCCCGCCTCGCGCGGCGAGCTGGCCAAGGCCAGCGGATTGTCCAAACCCACTGTCTCGGCGGCACTTTCCGGCCTGGAGCAGTCGGGCCTGGTGCAGTCGGCCGGCTCGCTGAGCGGCAGGCCGGGCCCGGCGACCGCGCTGTACGACGTGAACGTGCGCGCGGGGGTGGTGGCCGGGGTCGACATCGGCCGGAACTGGCTTCGGCTCGCCATCGCCGATCTGCGCGGCGACTTCATCGCGCGCCGCGACGTGCGCAATTCCGCGCGTTCGGCCGCCGACCTGGTGCGCCGGGTGCGCGCGCTGGCCGACGAGGTCGCGGCCGAGGCCGGGATCGACTGGGCCGCAGTGCACTACGCGGTCATCGGCAGCCCGGGCGTGCTGAATCCGAGCACCGGTCGCCTCGACTACGCGCAGAACCTGCCCGGGTGGGGCCGCGCCGGGCTGGTCGGACAGCTCCGCGCCGCCCTCGAGGTCGAAGCCAGCATCGAGAACGACATCAACCTCGCCGCCGTCGGCGAGCTCACCCTCGGCGCCGGGGCCGGGGTACGCAACTTCGTGCTCATCTCGATCGGCACCGGCGTCGGCATGGGCATCGTGATCAACGGCGAGCTCTACGTCGGCAACACCGGTGCGGCCGGCGAGGTCTCGTTCCTGCCCGCGACCGAGGTCGACGCTCCCCCGCTCGACGCGCGCGAGCGCGGCATGACCGAAACCGTCGCCGCGGCAGGCGCTGTCGCGCGCGCGGCCGAACAGGCCGGGCTACCGGGCACTTCCGCGAAAGAGATCTTCGCCGCCGCGGCGGGCGGGGATGCCCGCGCGATCGCGGTCGTCGAATCCGAGGGTCGCCGCATCGGCGCGCTGATCACCGCGGTGGCCGCGATCCTCGATCCCGAACTCGTAGTGCTCAGCGGCGGCATCGGCAACAATCTCGCATTGCTCGGCGACGCGATGACCCGCCGGATGGCCGAACTCGGCCCGCTGCGCCCCCGGATCGTCGCGAGCACGCTCGGCGACGACGGCGTGCTCACCGGCGCCGTCTCTCGGGCGCTCGCCGTCGCCCGCGACCGGCTCTTCGAAAGGCGTTCCGCGGGCGCGTGA
- a CDS encoding alpha/beta hydrolase: MVRARAVVLAASLCLGLGVVAGAPAQAREPGDWVSTPAAPDGSVIARVEEPDGRNVRIWVRSTAMQGATFPVDIQRPADTAQPRPTLYLLNGAGGGVDDASWQLRTNVLDFLSDKDVNVVQPVGGQFSYYTDWINDDPVLGPNKWRTYLTEELPPLIDAALGTNKVNAIAGLSMAGTSVLALAEANPDLYRSVASYSGCAQTSDPIGQSFVQMTVERGGGTIGNMWGPPGDPLWAANDPLVHAEKLRGINLFVSSGSGLPGPHDTLDGPFQIKPGVAQWADQLVVGGAIEAGIRMCSQNLQNRLNALGIPATFDFTLTGTHSWGYWQDAFVASWPVLARGLFS; encoded by the coding sequence ATGGTTCGAGCTCGGGCGGTAGTACTGGCGGCATCGCTGTGTCTCGGTCTCGGTGTCGTGGCAGGCGCACCGGCGCAGGCGCGGGAACCCGGTGACTGGGTGTCCACACCCGCCGCGCCCGACGGGTCGGTGATCGCGCGGGTGGAGGAACCTGACGGACGCAACGTCCGGATCTGGGTGCGGTCCACCGCGATGCAGGGCGCGACCTTCCCGGTCGACATCCAGCGTCCCGCCGACACCGCGCAGCCGCGGCCGACGCTGTACCTGCTCAACGGCGCGGGCGGCGGCGTCGACGATGCCAGCTGGCAGCTGCGCACCAACGTGCTCGATTTCCTGTCCGACAAGGACGTCAACGTGGTCCAGCCGGTGGGCGGGCAGTTCAGTTATTACACCGACTGGATCAACGACGACCCGGTCCTCGGCCCGAACAAATGGCGGACCTACCTCACCGAGGAACTGCCTCCCCTGATCGACGCGGCCCTGGGCACCAACAAGGTGAACGCGATCGCGGGTCTGTCGATGGCGGGCACCTCGGTGCTCGCGCTGGCCGAGGCGAACCCGGACCTCTACCGCAGCGTCGCCTCTTACAGTGGGTGCGCGCAGACCAGCGATCCGATCGGTCAGTCCTTCGTGCAGATGACGGTGGAACGCGGCGGCGGGACCATCGGCAACATGTGGGGCCCGCCCGGCGACCCGCTGTGGGCGGCCAACGATCCGCTGGTGCACGCGGAAAAGCTGCGCGGGATCAATCTTTTCGTCTCCAGCGGTAGCGGGCTGCCCGGCCCGCACGACACGCTCGATGGACCGTTCCAGATCAAGCCCGGTGTCGCGCAGTGGGCCGACCAGCTGGTGGTCGGCGGCGCGATCGAGGCGGGCATCCGGATGTGCTCGCAGAACCTGCAGAACCGGCTCAACGCGCTCGGTATCCCCGCGACCTTCGATTTCACCCTCACCGGCACCCACTCGTGGGGCTACTGGCAGGACGCGTTCGTCGCGTCGTGGCCGGTGCTGGCCCGCGGTCTCTTCAGCTGA
- a CDS encoding sugar ABC transporter permease — protein MKRPVLQGDQGRGLAGAALDRLRRGEVGSVPVAIGLVIIATVFYRLNAHFLAAENLTNLALQMAATGTIALGIVLVLLLGEIDLSAGSVSGLTAVVMTLLYVHHGWNPIFSVLAAVAVGAAIGLLHGLMRTMLSMPSFVVTLAGLIGWQGLMLYLLGKDGTVNLPFDRGIATISDTWLSPLLGWILVALLAGGHLVASLVTRQQRVHAELDAAAPVWIVLRSGALAVLLGGTVLVLNSDRGVPLTLVIFGGLVLGVDLILRRTVFGRRMYAVGGNAEAARRAGINVTWIRISAFIGCSVLATLGGILAASRLVAVNQSSGGSDILLNAIAAAVIGGTSLFGGRGRAYAALLGILVIQSITNGMLLLNVDSSVRFMVTGAVLAVSVAIDSVARRGAEGAR, from the coding sequence ATGAAAAGACCTGTGTTACAGGGAGATCAGGGACGTGGGCTGGCCGGTGCGGCACTGGACCGGCTGCGCCGCGGTGAGGTCGGCTCGGTGCCGGTGGCGATCGGGCTGGTCATCATCGCCACGGTGTTCTATCGGCTCAACGCGCATTTTCTCGCCGCGGAGAATCTCACCAACCTCGCGTTGCAGATGGCGGCGACCGGAACCATCGCGCTCGGCATCGTGCTCGTGCTGCTGCTCGGCGAGATCGACCTGTCCGCGGGCTCGGTCAGCGGCCTGACCGCCGTGGTGATGACGCTGCTGTATGTGCACCACGGCTGGAATCCGATCTTCTCGGTGCTCGCCGCGGTGGCGGTCGGCGCGGCCATCGGCCTGCTGCACGGTCTGATGCGCACGATGTTGAGCATGCCGTCGTTCGTCGTGACGCTGGCCGGGCTGATCGGCTGGCAGGGGCTGATGCTGTACCTGCTCGGCAAGGACGGCACGGTCAACCTGCCGTTCGATCGCGGCATCGCCACCATCAGCGATACCTGGCTCTCGCCCTTGCTCGGCTGGATTCTCGTCGCGCTGCTCGCGGGCGGCCACCTGGTGGCGAGTCTGGTCACCCGGCAGCAGCGCGTGCACGCCGAACTCGACGCGGCGGCGCCGGTGTGGATCGTGCTGCGCTCGGGCGCGCTGGCGGTCCTGCTCGGGGGCACGGTGCTGGTGCTGAATTCCGATCGCGGCGTGCCACTGACCCTGGTGATCTTCGGCGGGCTGGTGCTCGGCGTCGATTTGATCCTGCGCAGAACGGTCTTCGGACGGCGGATGTACGCCGTCGGTGGCAACGCGGAGGCGGCGCGGCGCGCCGGCATCAACGTCACCTGGATCCGGATCTCGGCCTTCATCGGGTGTTCGGTGCTGGCCACCCTCGGCGGCATCCTGGCCGCCTCCCGGCTGGTCGCGGTCAACCAGAGCTCCGGCGGCAGCGACATCCTGCTCAACGCCATCGCGGCCGCGGTGATCGGCGGCACCAGCCTGTTCGGTGGCCGTGGCCGCGCCTATGCCGCGCTGCTCGGCATTCTCGTCATCCAATCCATCACCAACGGCATGCTGCTGCTCAACGTCGACTCCTCGGTGCGCTTCATGGTCACCGGCGCCGTGCTCGCGGTCTCCGTCGCCATCGATTCGGTGGCGCGCCGCGGCGCCGAGGGAGCGCGCTGA